The Flavobacterium sp. K5-23 genome segment AGGCTCCATCAATATACCATATACTAATCTTTTAAATGACGGCAAATTTTTACCCAAAGAAGAATTGGCCAAAATACTCCCGCAACATAACAAATCCTTACTCTTTAGTTGTGGCTCCGGCGTTACAGCTTGCATTGATTTTATCGCTTACGAACTTATAGGGAATAACAACCCAAAAGCGGTCTATGATGGTTCTTGGACTGAATGGGGACAAATTGAAAGTTTACCTATTGAGAAATAAATAACCCCTTGAAATTAAGGCGTTTTTAACAAACACGAAATGAATGAATAATGAACAAATAAAAGAAAAAAGTTGGTGGAAAAGAAACTGGAAGTGGTTGTTACCAACACTATTCTTCATTTTTATTCTGGGGCTAGGGTTAATGACGATTACAGGAAATGGTAAAAATATTAACGATTTAACCCAAGCCTATTCAGACAATTCTCTTTTTGAAAATGCATTTGAAAAAGCAAAAACAAACCAAAGGGTTATAGCTATACTTGGAGTTATAGAACCTATTGACAAGTTGGCCATCTTAGAAGGCAACACTAAATATTCGAACAATAATAATTCAGTAGATTTGACGGTAAGAATTATTGGAAACAAAGGAAAAGGAAAATTAGATGTATCCGCGGTCAGGAATGGCGCGACTTGGGAATACCGAAAAATTAACGTCCGAATTAAGCAAACACAAGAAGAAATACATATATTAAAAACAAAACTATGAATTTCAAAGACGAAAGCAAACTAGACAATCCCGTTTGGTATTCTTTATCTGAAAGTCACAAGGAATACGCTATAGACTATAGTGGATCTAAATTTTACCATCCTGATTATTGTCCGTTTGGAGGATTTATTGATGCAGAAACTACTTCAAGCGCTGCAAACAACTATTCTAAACTATGTCAAAACTTTTTTATTGTTGGTGAAAAACCAGTAATACCAAACAACTTAAAAATTATAGACGAATTAGTTTGTTTACAAATGATAATCTATGATACTATAGATCTTCAATATACAGATGAAATTGTAAAACTAGAAGAGGAACATCTTGACGATTTAATGGGATTAGTCAAAATCGTTTATCCTGAATATTTCAAAGAAAAAACTGCCGATATAGGAAGTTATTACGGCATCTATATAAACAACCAACTCGTTGCTATGACAGGCGAAAGAATGAAAATGGATGGTTTTACGGAAGTAAGTGCCGTCATAACCCATCCCGATCACACAGGCAAAGGATATGCAAAACAATTAGTTGCCTACACGGCGAATGCTATTTTAAAAGAAAACAGTATCCCTTTCCTTCACGTTTATGAAAAGAATTACGGTGCTATTAAACTTTATGAAAAATTGGGATTTAAGACAAGAACAAGAATGAGCTTTTGGAATATTACAACCTAACTGTAATTAAAAGCAAACTGAATCACTAAAACCATAACGCGTTGATTACCAATTGTTTTTAATAAATAAATCGTAACTTTATTACATTAATACAATTAACTTTTAACAATAAGCGCTATGGAAAATAAAAATTGGGTATTAGATCCGGCACATTCCGTTTTACAGTTCAATATAACACATTTAATGATTGCTACCTTGAGAGGAACTTTCAATGAAATTGAAGGGACTGTGGAGGCAGAAGACAATTTTGAAAACGCAAAATTTTCATTTAGTGCCAATGTAGATTCGGTTGACACCAATGATGAAAAAAGGGACGCCCATCTTAAAGGTCCTGATTTCTTTGAAACAGACAAATTTCCAAAACTCAGTTTTACCTCAACAAAATTCACGAAAATAACAGACGATAAATTCGAATTGACAGGAAATCTTACCATTAAGAATACCACAAAATCGGTCGTTTTAAATGCTGATTTTGGAGGTACAATGATAGATCCTTGGGGGAACCTAAAAGCAGGTTTTGAGTTGAAAGGAAAAATCAACCGCAAGGATTATGGATTGACTTGGAATGCCCAGATAGAAGCCGGCGGAACAATGGTAAGCGAGGAAGTGACTTTGATTGCAAACATTGAGCTTTTGAAAAAATAATATTTGGACAAAAAAAGTAGTATTTGAACAACTAACCGATACGCAATCCGTTTTCTATTTTAAAATCAGGAGCTAGTAAAATAACATCGCCCTCATCCCCTACTGCTCCCAGAACAAGACATTCACTCATAAACTTCCCGATTTGTTTTTTGGGGAAGTTCACTACGGCTACAATTTGTCGGCCGAGTAAATCTTCTTTTGAATACCGTTTAGTTATTTGAGCCGAAGTTTTTCGAACACCGATAAATTCTCCAAAATCAATCGTGAGTTGGTAAGCTGGTTTTCTGGCTTCAGGAAAATCATTGACTTCAAGAATGGTTCCCACGCGCATTTCTGTTTTTTCAAAATCTTGCCAACTTAAATTGTTTTCCATCTTTAATTATAATTTTATTCGAATGACTAATACAATCTAAAATTAATCATTTAGCCCATAAAACAATCCTTTTTTACTTAACTTTAAACCTGAAACTTTAAACTAAAAGCATCCATGTCAAGAACACCATCAAATATGCTCGCTCTAGGAACTACTGCTCCAGAATTTCAGCTGAAGGATATGACTTCAGAAACTGAAACCTTCACTTTTGCCGACTTAAAAGGGGAGAAAGGTACTTTGGTTATGTTCATTTGTAATCACTGTCCGTTTGTGCTTCACGTTTTAGAGGAAATTGTAATGATTGCAAATGATTACAGAGTGCAAGGACTTGGGATTGTAGCTATTTCTAGTAATGATGTTATAAATTATCCACAAGACGCTCCTGAATTGATGACGGAGTTTGCTTTCGAAAATAATTTTGAGTTCCCTTATCTATACGATGAAACACAGGAAGTAGCAAAAGCTTATGATGCGGCTTGTACCCCAGATTTCTTTTTATTTGACAGTCAAGATAAATTAGTTTATCGTGGTCAACTGGATGACAGCCGTCCCGGAAATGGGATTCCTCTTAGTGGAAGTGATTTACGCGGCGCCATAGATGGTGTAATTTATAACCGAATCATCAATCCAGATCAAAAACCAAGTATTGGGTGTAATATTAAGTGGAAATAAAATTATGAGTTATGGGTAATAAGTTTTAAACTGCCTACATAAAAAAAACGCCTCAAAATATAATTTTGAGGCGTTTCCTATTTATTCACTAATATAAACTGATCACTGTAAACTGATCACTGAATACTATATTACTTTACTTCCATTAATTCTACGTCAAAAATCAAAGTAGCGTTAGGTGGAATTGCTCCTCCAGCACCACGAGATCCGTAACCTAAGTGTGATGGAATCACGAAACGTGCTTTATCTCCAACTTTCAATAAAGCGATTCCTTCATCCCATCCTTCGATAACTTGACCTTGACCTAATCTAAATTCGATTGGTTTTTTTCTTGGGTATGAAGAATCAAAAACTTTTCCGTTTTCTAGTGATCCTTCATAGTGAACTGCAACAGTTTTTCCTGATTGAGCTTGTTTTCCTTCACCACGTTGGATGAATTGGTAACGCAAACCGCTTTCTGTTTTTTCAAAACCAGCTGCCAGTTTTTCCATAGCTGCCTCAGCATCTGCTTTTAAACCAGCATCGCGCTTGTTACGTGCTCCTTTGAAAGTAATAAAAGCTTCAATAGCATTCCACTTTTCAGCTTCTTCACCTACTCTTACAATTTCTAAAGTATCTAATTTGTCTCCTTGAGCAACTGCATCAACGATATCTTGTCCTTCTACAACATGACCAAAAACAGTATGTTTTCCGTCTAACCATGAAGTTGGTACGTGAGTAATGTAAAATTGAGAACCGTTAGATCCAGGTCCTGAGTTAGCCATAGCTAAAATTCCAGGCTTATCGTGTTTTAAACTTGGGTGAAATTCATCATCAAATTTATATCCTGGGTCACCAGTACCAGTTCCTTGTGGACATCCACCTTGAATCATGAAATCAGGAATTACTCTATGAAATGATAATCCGTCGTAAAATCTTGTTCCTTGTGGTTTTACTTTATTCTCCATATTTCCTTCTGCAAGTGCTACAAAATTCCCTACGGTTCCTGGTGTTAATTCGTGTTCTAGTTTTACTAAAATAGCACCTTTAGAGGTGTTGAATTTAGCGTATATTCCGTTTTCCATTATGATTGTTTTTTATTGAATGGCAAATTTACGAAATTAATTAGAGAATCTGAAAATTTGCTGCTATTGTTCCGCAAGGAACTATACATTGGTAGAAATCACAAATTACAATATTCTTTTTTTCCTACCGAGACAAAAAGAATAGCGCTCAATGTCATTAAGTCAATGCTTTTTCCTGGTTTTCATGAATTATTAAAGACTACTAGCACTCTAAATAATATGTGATTTCTCCTTCGTCGAAATCTCGACAAAGGAGAGATCACACAAGTAGCTCGACAATCCTATTATATTTATTTAATTTTTTAAAACAAAAAGGCTATCAATCCTTGACAGATGTTTACATCAAACTTAACCCATCATCCCGAAGCCTCGGGACGAACTAACCTACTTTAAAAAAAACGAAAACATGTTTCGTAAATGTCGACTATAAAAGCCAATTTATATGGAAAAGAAACTATGTTTAAAACTAGACAAAAATCCTAATTACCTTTCTATGCAAAAAGCATAGAAAGGTAATTAGGATTAAATTTTAGTATCTGTTATAAGAAATCTTTAATCTTCTATTTCAATTTGAATGACACTGCGCATTTTTAACTTTTTACCATTTAAACGTGCTTGAGAGAAAAAATCTGTAGCTAATTTTTGTTCATTCATTAGTTCATCAATTCTTCCACTATCATGAGCACATTCGGATGTATTGTTACCTTCTACGATAGATAGACGACATAATTTATGAAAATTAATCTTCACTTTTAAAACTGAATTAATAATATCTGAAGCTTCTGAAGCTGTAAAAACGCCATTAATTAAATCTATCTTCTGAGTTGTTTTTGTTTGTTCTAATGTTTCCATCTTGTTATAATTGTTTTCTTGTGTTATGAATGCAGAATTGCATAATTAATTTTTATTTATTTTGTACTTTGTATTAATTTTATTTATATCATTTTTATAATACACAAATACAATGGCATGCCTAAAGTAATATTGAAAGGAAATGTAATTGCCAAAGCCATTGGTATGTATAAACTCGG includes the following:
- a CDS encoding cytochrome c oxidase assembly factor Coa1 family protein; amino-acid sequence: MNNEQIKEKSWWKRNWKWLLPTLFFIFILGLGLMTITGNGKNINDLTQAYSDNSLFENAFEKAKTNQRVIAILGVIEPIDKLAILEGNTKYSNNNNSVDLTVRIIGNKGKGKLDVSAVRNGATWEYRKINVRIKQTQEEIHILKTKL
- a CDS encoding GNAT family N-acetyltransferase, translated to MNFKDESKLDNPVWYSLSESHKEYAIDYSGSKFYHPDYCPFGGFIDAETTSSAANNYSKLCQNFFIVGEKPVIPNNLKIIDELVCLQMIIYDTIDLQYTDEIVKLEEEHLDDLMGLVKIVYPEYFKEKTADIGSYYGIYINNQLVAMTGERMKMDGFTEVSAVITHPDHTGKGYAKQLVAYTANAILKENSIPFLHVYEKNYGAIKLYEKLGFKTRTRMSFWNITT
- a CDS encoding YceI family protein, whose protein sequence is MENKNWVLDPAHSVLQFNITHLMIATLRGTFNEIEGTVEAEDNFENAKFSFSANVDSVDTNDEKRDAHLKGPDFFETDKFPKLSFTSTKFTKITDDKFELTGNLTIKNTTKSVVLNADFGGTMIDPWGNLKAGFELKGKINRKDYGLTWNAQIEAGGTMVSEEVTLIANIELLKK
- a CDS encoding tRNA-binding protein, which codes for MENNLSWQDFEKTEMRVGTILEVNDFPEARKPAYQLTIDFGEFIGVRKTSAQITKRYSKEDLLGRQIVAVVNFPKKQIGKFMSECLVLGAVGDEGDVILLAPDFKIENGLRIG
- a CDS encoding thioredoxin family protein, giving the protein MSRTPSNMLALGTTAPEFQLKDMTSETETFTFADLKGEKGTLVMFICNHCPFVLHVLEEIVMIANDYRVQGLGIVAISSNDVINYPQDAPELMTEFAFENNFEFPYLYDETQEVAKAYDAACTPDFFLFDSQDKLVYRGQLDDSRPGNGIPLSGSDLRGAIDGVIYNRIINPDQKPSIGCNIKWK
- a CDS encoding peptidylprolyl isomerase, which translates into the protein MENGIYAKFNTSKGAILVKLEHELTPGTVGNFVALAEGNMENKVKPQGTRFYDGLSFHRVIPDFMIQGGCPQGTGTGDPGYKFDDEFHPSLKHDKPGILAMANSGPGSNGSQFYITHVPTSWLDGKHTVFGHVVEGQDIVDAVAQGDKLDTLEIVRVGEEAEKWNAIEAFITFKGARNKRDAGLKADAEAAMEKLAAGFEKTESGLRYQFIQRGEGKQAQSGKTVAVHYEGSLENGKVFDSSYPRKKPIEFRLGQGQVIEGWDEGIALLKVGDKARFVIPSHLGYGSRGAGGAIPPNATLIFDVELMEVK